TCATCCCGATGGGGAACAGTAAAATTTTTGGTAAAGATATAGATAGATCTCTTTCAAATGATACTTTGATTCTTGACCTTCGGTTAATACCAACTAAATACTAAACTTCCTGAATCAAATGTTACAAGCTGTTTTACAGAATGTGTCACTTTGAAACAATCGTACACATTGTCGTAGTAATTGTGAGCGTTAGTTTCGCGTGCGTGCTGGAATGGATTCCAAATGATTGTGAAGCGTGATTTTACAGTCGAGCCCCAGTTGTTTACATAAATCATAATCGTGGGTCATTGTTTTGCTGTACCGTAGCGGTTAAGTAGACGATACTATTGAGTGGCTAATCGATTGACCAGTTATTGATTCTATCGGTTTGTCGCGAAAGAGgcacaaacaaatcattccCTTGTTACCAGCACCAGTGCACCATGTGTAATAGCGTTCGAAGAAATTCGCATGTATTtgtaacagtttttttttgcataaattatattagaatttcacaattttgtgTCACTATTTTATTGTGCAAAAAACTTTGATTGTACAAAGATTGAGAATGGGACCACAATAAGTGAGAAAAATGACTCAACCAAATTTGAACGACGGATTGAATCGATTCGAAATAGCAAACTGTTGTTATGTCACCCAAAATCGCTGGCATACGTGAGGAATGCGTTCGTAGATTAGTGTACCAGTGTAGCTGGTGGTTTTCTTATCAAAATTTGTCCTATAGATATTTTTTCCTGCACCGGACACACTTTGACGAATCACGCTCTCGCGTCACTTGCCTGTGACGCCCAGGCGTGGAAGATGCGTTACGTGCGTCGTACTGGCCGGAAGAATGTACGAGGCAAACTACACACGGCTACGAGAAAGACAGGGGGCTTCAAGTGGCTTAAGGAAGCGTCATCGTTCAATAAAATCGTTGGATGCTTTCTCGAGTCGTTGGAGTGTAACGATCAACAATGGCGACCTCATCTTCATCAGGCCGCAAATGTAGTGAACCGTTGTTTGCAATGTTCTTTTAGCGAGCTAATTGCAGTCATTAGTTTCACACACGTCATTGCAACAACTAGCAAGAAgcaagttttttttgcatgttctGCTCATTGTTTGGTcacttttaaataattttttaacagcTTTTTGCACATCACTTCACAGTTACGACATTCAAACGCGGGAAACATTCGCACTAACCTTGTAGTTACACTGCACCGTACCGTGTTCACTGTGGCCGTTATGCAGACAATCACCGGTATACGATCACCGCGGTGCAGCTTCAATTCCCAAGCAAACGGTCGAAATACAGCGGTGAAAAACAAGTACAACACAGCGCGTCACGTGTTTGCCCGGGATCTATTACATCTCCGGCGTGCGTACATGTAATGCGGCCAGCCCGACCGACGTTCTAATCAGTACTGTACGGTCGGACTCGTCCTGTTCGGGCTGGGGGCTAGCCAAAGCCAAAGTTGTCACCCAATCGGTCTGCAAACTGCGGGACACCGACCGTAAAGGGTGGCGCGTCGGAAATGTGTGCTTTCCCGAGTGCCGTTGAgtgccatttttttatcatcgcCTTTAATCGTTGATATTATGGCCCAGGGTTCTGGTGGATCAGGGAAGGTGGCGGGTCTTTAGCACTTGTTGACGTAAGCTGGTAGTAAATCTGGAAttagtatttaaattttacagacatgatgtttgatggtttgatggcattgcaaattaatttattgagcTAAAGAAGTAACTCTTTGAGGGGTAAcggatgaatttaaaattaaaattaataaaaaaaaacagtaaattaTGTGTGTAACACTGTATGCTAATTTCTAAATACTACCACAAGTGCATTCTGGAACACAAttcaaagtaaaaataaaacaagcaaaaactaGAATAATGTCATTCTCGTCCGGTGAATCTCTTCTCTTACTTCCACCCTTCGGGATGGTTTCCCCTTTCTTCCCCCACATAAGTTTGATAAGATAAGCGTCAAAATTCGACAATGTCAATAGACACGCTCGTTGCCtcaaaaccatcaaacaaGGTCTCAGACGCACCCGATGTTTCGTCGATGGCGGGTTTTTAAAGCATAGAGCTTGCACGCCACGTGAGTAAGGCTGattttaacaacaacaaaaaaagaagaaagtatttgtttacATCTACAAACGGAACTAAAACATTCTTAACAACCGATCCATAACGCGATCGCTGTCCAGAGGCAGGTGTACACAGATATTCGTGTGCTAGTTTTCCATGTAATCTAGCTGATCGATCTGCTCTGTCATGAAGCAATGATACACGGaagtaacgaaaaaaaaaatcccaatttTAATATGGCGTGGGATTTATGGCAGATATAAATTCGTTTAATCAATTCCGGAAGCAAAGCGCATGCTGCTAATGAGCTGTGAGAGTGCATTGCATGTTAGCAAACGTATGTAATAGAACAAGCGAATCGTGTGATTAGGTTGGTTAAGGTTAGAGCAGTGAAGCTTGTAGAAACATTTTTAGTGATCATCTGGGattaacattattttcatatttctaaCAACATGAGCGGCAATATGGGAGATCAGTAATTTAGAATTGGGAAAGATATATAAAATTTGGAACACCGAAAACACTTTCATCTACATCATTATAGTATATTCAGCTTATAGAATGTCTTAAACCGTTTCAGCAAATCATTTTGTTGTTACGTAAAGATAAATGTTTTGTATGGTTGTGATCGTTCGTTGCAACCTTTTATCTCGTCAGAGGGCCTAACTGATTAAAGTCCCGTAGGATGACAGGACAGAAAGGCAACTCTAACATGGCTCAATTTAGCCATATTCCGAAGGGATTAAATTTCCCTGTAATGTCCTTCTCTCGTTCTCTTCGCGTCCTGTCATTTGATTACTCGGTGGATTCCAATAGGCTCCACCGTGTGAGAACTATCTTTAATCTTGGCGTGGTcagctgtttaaaaaaaattaaatacacttTATTATATCGAAGACATATTGGGCCCGTGGGCACGTGTCGGGGCTTAACACAGGACATCATCAGGATGTTTGTCAGACGGTTGTCTTGGGCGTACAAGCTCGTCACTTCCATCCTATCAAACTCAGGAAGATCGACATTGTGTGGGTCAAGCCGCGTTCGTTGggggttgctgctgctggaaatTGACAGGTCCGCGCTCCTATTCCGTTTTCCTTGCTATATGCCTTCCAGAATCATACGTCGTCGTACTATTCTTTCCATTCCTTCTCCTCGTACTCGTTACCGTGCTTCGGAGCCTTTCTTACTGTGTAAGCATCAATTTCATGGTTTGTTTCGTCGATTGATGTTAAATTCCTTATAATTTAATTCGTTTTTAAATCTCGGTTCTCTTATctgtgttatttttcttttatttgttcattgtgtttttttcgtattttgttTCGTAGGTCTgattttgtaaatataaattatgggaaggtttaaaatttgtttaaggTTTAAATTTAACTAATATAattcgaaataaataaaattaaaataaaataaaatataagacaatacggcgctgttccgtcataattaattgtaaataaataaaataaaaataaccgagtatgcccgggataaggcaatgaataaggaggaaatgccttatcaatatgattataaaatttactcaacacatgcggttttgacaatacggcaatgGACCGtcgtaattaattataaataaataaataaaataaaaagaaaacaaccttTATCTCATAACATAATTTTACAGGACCTAAAAGGTAAACTTTCCAAGACACGAAACGAACCGTTTCCGAATTGATGGATCTGGAGAGACGGGTtggtcagaaaaaaaaaacaaccaaagaatgcataaaccacaaaaaaaaaacgcgtacAAAGCAGTGAAAGTAAAGTGAAAAGAGAACCATCAGAGGTGATGCACGTGATCGTTTAAATCCACGTTGATGATCGCCAAGCTAAAGGTGAGCGACAAAGTTGAAGTGAAAGGAATTCGGAAGTACAAAAATGCATGGTGCAACGGGATGGAGGTTATTTACAATGCAACCAGAAGCATTCAAAATGTAACACGGTTAAGTAAGACAAAGAAGGGTCGAAAAAATCCTCTTTTCTTTGCACTGTTGAGAAAGAAAATTCGGTTCTACTTTGTTTCCTCCAAAAACCCCTGCCAATGAATTCATACCAATTCTTTCTCGAAACGATTGTAAATGTAAATTGGTGGCCCATTTCTTATCAATTTTGTAGCTACCATGTCTGTCTGGTTccatttttacttcatttatTTTCGACTGACAAGCTCATTAGGATAGGTTAGTAATGGGAAAGACGTATTCCTCCGCACACGGACACAATTATTGAATTGGTGATGATCATGACGTCAGATTAGACGCGATTAAACTATTGAAAAAACATCCAACAGTAAGGGGTCAAATTCAACTACCGTGCTGTCAAAGCTGTCATAATGAGCATGTATGTAGTACTATTAGTTCAAGTCCTCAAAGCACAACGGTGCACATATGCTCCTAATCTAGATGACCAGATGGCTGTTAATGGAGAGGTATTAATTAAGATAATGTATGAGTGATAATGATTAGCCACAAAGAAGGGTGTTCGGGATGAGCTTTATTTATGGATGGTATAATCATACGCACTTGCATCTTTACCGCATTCAAGTGCCAACACGTTCGTATACATATATGTTAGAAACGACTATCTGTTTTATTCCTGTTAGAGGTGTAAGTGAAAACAGTTACGAATAGTAATACATCATACAGTTGGATTAAGACGatgaattaaatattttcaattacgATAATTATATTGGATGTTTCAGCTGGTCACATTGTATCGGGATATCGatcaacaaaaattgcaaccaATCGTAACAGGGCCAATCGATAATGGTGTGTGGGTTGAAATGGTCACCGCCAGTCCATTCCAGCGATGTAGTAGTCTGAGGAATGAATCAATCGTGCTTGCATGAATACCGTCACAATTGAGGTACAGTACAGGGCACAATATGATCAATTTGTTGGTGATGTCGTTGAAAAGTCGGGCTTTCtgattttaaaactttctttccttcccTCCATTCATCTCATGATGAGTTAATAAACGATTTTTAGCATTTTCAAGGGtaatttttttgataattcaaaatattacCACATTATATAAATAATTGCATAGCTttaggtacaacataaaaaaatcattgctcATACATTAATGCGCCTAGAGGTATGCTAGGTATGTCTCAAGAATCATTAGTATTACGCTCGGCGAGCTGTattatcgtaaaaaaaacttgtattACTCAGGCACATTTCCTTGAAGTTTATAATTTATGCCTGTTTTTAGTTCACACCCTTCTCACACAATAAGGTGTTTCTTTTCAGCGTAAAGCCCACCGCGCAAGAATCATCGTCCGTTTTTTCTTGTCGATTCCTCTCATACAAGCGCGGTGTTTGACGAGAGATAAAAACACTGTCATTGTTTGTCATCATCCATAGCTCTCAGGCAATCCCAACATTCGACTGCAGTAGAGACTGCTCTTGGgaaagtcttcttcttcttggcttaacgatctgatctcctaggtcacgctggccatcgaatggcttacgagttggatagtcagttctcaacTTACGGTCGTACCTTACGTCCTTCCTAACGTTATGGATGGAATTTCAACTccgatcctgccgtatgaagaccaaCGTCGTTGTTGAATCTCCTCCGAGCTGCCAGGTTAGTATTGTTCTTCAATTGACCAGACATGCGAGGAATTATGCCATTAATCCGGGTTGCCTATGACTTACCTCCACGCTTGTTACCTCGCTCATTTGAACTAGAGACTGAAGATGGGCGGTCTGGTGGTATAGGCgtcagcggcgccggtctttaaacgacaggaccggagttcaaatcctggaaggtcgttaagcaaagaaaCACTAGAGATGGGCAGACCCATCCATTTGCCGGACTGAATAGTGTCGTGAATTTAATTTCGAGTCTAACAGTTATGCGCCCAACATGACACGTTCCGCGTTTCTCAATCGTATTCGTTCCGTGAGTCCGTTTACTCGTTAGCGTCTTTGTCTTAGTCAGTCTGTTATATTttgtattatcataatatagTACATATATTATAAGATAGCTTGAGACACGGTCTCAAGGTTCGttcaaatgataaataaattatcaaaattaaatttaaagtgAAGTGGTTCTCCTCACAATGAGGCAATACAAAAAGGAGCTATTTTATGTTTGTATGCTCAACACGTCTGTTGGAATTCGAATTCCTTTGTAGGTATGATTTTGTGCAACCGAACAGGTGGACAAAATTCTGTCTCAATACGAATGCAATGTTAAGTGCTTTGTGTACCATCTCGTAATTGACGCATTGAAGAAGGGAATAAGGGCTGCAAAACCACTTTTACTGCCGTTGTGCACGTTCGATGGTCGATGTATACAAAttacatacatttaggcgtattAATTCGCACTGCAAGTATTCAACACGTCTAATATTCTGCGTTTTACTGAGCTTAAAAATGgattatttatcaaaaatcgaataaaataaCCAATGTTTTATGACTGACCTACCATATACTTTGCAGGAAACCCAACACGTGTttatttcttcgatttcttgTGACCACTATCCTTCTTACTGTCTCTTCGTGCCTTTTCCTCGCCCAAAGACGAAGACGAGTGTGTGCGTTTCCGTGCACTGGACGGCTGGGATGATTTATCCATGCTTCCCAAACTGCTAACATAACTCTTCAGCTTCTCCACTTGCGGGCTGTAGGCCCATTGAATCATTTTCAAATGCAACTCGGTCGGTTTACCGGCCTGATCGAAAAGTTTCACACTGCTGTCCGGTTTAAGTGCCTTCAGCTTGCTGTTTCGTACGATATCCCACGTTTTCGATCCATCTTCCTTAGGTGCCTTAGTGCGAAGGTGCTTGTAGTTGCCCTTGGCCTGTGTTTCGTAGCATGCGAGAAATTCAACCGCAAGTTTATCCTGTTGCTCCGGTACTGGCAGCTGGCGAATTAAATCGATCGACAGGTAGGgcatgttttgctttccacgCTCCTCACGATCGAACCGATCGAGAAAGTCTTCGAACAGTGCCACCGCTTGCTTGATGGATTTAAGTTTGTCCTCATTTTTGGTGCCTGGAATAACGCGCTTTGCACTGCCGATCAAACCCTTAATTGCTAGTTTCTGATAATCGGGATCGCGGCCCTCAAGTATGCTGAAAGAGAGGTGTGAAGATGGGAGCTGTTAGCTTATagactgttttttgtttgtttgtaaaggCAAACGTGTGTACCTTAGCGTTTGTTCTGCGGCCTGTTTGTCTTTGAAGCCCAAACCCGGTACGGTTTCAACTTTATCTTCCGTGTCCTTCGGTTTGGCGTTCTTGGTGCTGGAAGTGCTGTTTGCTTCCAACCATTGTTCGAATGTTTCGATGGCAGCCTTAatgttgtttatcttttccTCAGCCTTTGTTACTGTAAAAAACGAAATATCAGTTTAATAATACTGGTACTATACTTACTTCATTTAACTATATCAGATCCggaagaaaatattgtttgtttgttttgatttaaacTTAATTATTAACACGCTAAGTTATACATGAACGAACGAAAACGATgcgagtttaaaaataaaaattacctcacccatacacaacaaaaactccCATCAAAAGTGggtgaaagcaagtcgaaccGGAATAACATTATGTCGCATGTGCGTCGATTCACGCCCAGCCACAAACGATCTCTTTTGACCAAATATGATATGACATCATCGTGACCCACACGTACCCACACTGCATCACTCACATGTAAGTACACGTTTCGCTCTTCCGATTAGCCCACGCACCGTTAATAGCTGGTACTTGTGATCTTCACTCTTCAGCAGCTCCAGAGACTCCTCGGCCTTAGCTTTATCCTTAAAACCGTACTTGGATTCTTCCTTCGCCATTGTACGTGAAAATGTCTTGCTTCTATCAGAATCACACCAAACACGCGCTCGTCAAATCTGATGATTACTCGGTGGAGTTTAGAAATGGACTGATCGTGACGATCATTGAGTACGAGAACGAACGATCGTATGCTTCGTAGCGACTTGGTAgggcctgggggctgtgtatGAAAAATTTACTAATCCGGCTAAACATAACTCTTCGCCGGCAGATCGGTCGAAGTTTGAGCAGTCAGCTGTGTTTTTCTCACTCGAGGGTAAGGATCGGACGCGGCAGATCCGGAATGCTGAAGCAGGTGGTTGTTTGCTTCGATGACGCGACGTTGCGGCCGGGCACGTTTTAGAAATGACGCAATTTATAGCTATTCCGTGTGCTGTTGTGCCTACAAAACGGTTGGTAGGGTGAGAGTTTTGGTTAATGTGAGGGTCAAGCTATgggtttttattgaaattattaataggattttatttttaattgtttcccCTTTCAGTGGTGTTTATATTTGTAACGAATTAGGGACAAGTTAAGATTCGGGTGTTTATGCTTCAGAAAGCGCTCAAGGGCGAATATTAAATCGAGTGTAATGTATGTTAGTTAAACGTTTGATGTTATGGTTAATCTACACTATTTTGGTAGTAAAGAAATCTTTTACACCAAGATTTTAAGTTGCTATATGATAATATACGATAAGTTTTCAATCTTTCTTCCTTTAGCTTCGACGGAAATCAATAACATTAAAGtaatttaatgtaattaaaatttccaaaccattaaataatattatttgttGGTAATGTTTcgctgaaaaacaaaattgtattgAATGGTAAAATAGTAGTTTATTTAACAGTTTCTTTTTGATCGAAAAATCTTCTCAATTCGTTCGGAATAGCATCCACAGTGGCCTACGAAAAATACGTCTGTAGATTGGAAAGGATGttatttaatgtaatttttggtggtgattttaaatattattttaaaatattttcaaagacCATGCAGATTCAAGATTTACTTCTTTTGCTGTATAGACTTATGCTTATTAAAACTATTAACTAAAATTATACtttaaattatattacaaCAATTAACTATATTATAATCGACAATATGGGCCGTCcgttataataataataagcaaataataaatagtACTATACTTAAATTAATAGTTTTATAAAAGTGCTGTAATTGATATAGATTTCCACTTTAAAAGCTCCATAGTTTATTTCTGACTATGTCAACTGCTGTTgggaatttttttgaaataaagcaacggaacggaactggTTCATATTGCAAAAGGAACGGAACCGCGAACCTGCGGTGCAAAAGAAGcattattgaaattaaaatcctcGGTGAAGTAACCGAGGGAGCGGTGGGGGATTAGAGAATGGGGAGTGGCTTATGTGCAAAATttcgaaacgaacgaaacgattTTGGAAAACGATCGGAACGGAACGAGCTATACTAATGTCAACCTATAACTGGATCTGGACTCTTAGTTCTTCGTGCTGGTAGATAACGATCGTTTCTTGAGCTATTGATTATTACTAAAAATTTCGAAGCACTACACTCTGtctagtttaaaaaaa
This genomic window from Anopheles maculipalpis chromosome 2RL, idAnoMacuDA_375_x, whole genome shotgun sequence contains:
- the LOC126556223 gene encoding uncharacterized protein LOC126556223; this translates as MAKEESKYGFKDKAKAEESLELLKSEDHKYQLLTVRGLIGRAKRVLTLTKAEEKINNIKAAIETFEQWLEANSTSSTKNAKPKDTEDKVETVPGLGFKDKQAAEQTLSILEGRDPDYQKLAIKGLIGSAKRVIPGTKNEDKLKSIKQAVALFEDFLDRFDREERGKQNMPYLSIDLIRQLPVPEQQDKLAVEFLACYETQAKGNYKHLRTKAPKEDGSKTWDIVRNSKLKALKPDSSVKLFDQAGKPTELHLKMIQWAYSPQVEKLKSYVSSLGSMDKSSQPSSARKRTHSSSSLGEEKARRDSKKDSGHKKSKK